The nucleotide sequence GATATATGAAAAATATGCAGGCGTTGTTGTCTCGGGTTATTTTTGGTTTTTTCAGAGGCAGGTATGCCCCCTTATTGAAGCGAAAAAACGGAATTACATTCAGGGTGTGATCAATTCGCCTTTAATTCGCACCTTTACCCCCCGGCAGGTTGCATCACGGCCGTTGCCCGCCGAATCTTGATGAGGCTGAAATGATGAAAATCACATTCTTAGGAACCGGTACGTCCTCTGGAGTTCCCATGATCGCATGTTCATGCGATGTGTGTCGCTCTGATGATTCCAGGGACCAACGTCTGAGATCTTCTGTGATGATAGAACACAACGGACAGGTGGTGGTTGTGGATTCCGGCCCTGATTTCAGACAACAAATGCTGAATGTGGATGCCGCAAGGTTAGATGCGCTGCTGTTTACCCATGAACATAAAGACCACATTGCCGGAATGGATGATGTAAGGGCATTTAACTTTCAAAGTGGGAAACCTATGGAGGTATATGCATCTGTGAGGGTTCAGAAAGCACTGGAAAGAGAATACCATTATGTGTTTCATGACGAAGGTTATCCGGGAGTTCCAAGGGTAAACATGAACACCATTCATCAGGGTGAAGCTTTTAAAGTGGCAGATATGGATGTACTGCCGGTAAATGTTTGGCATCACAAACTTCCGGTCATGGCATTCCGCTTTGCTGATTTTTCATATGTTACGGATGCCAACGCCATAGATGATCCGGAAAAGGAGATGTTGAGAGATTCGAAGATTCTTGTTTTGAATGCCCTGAGAAAAGAAGCCCATGTGTCTCATTTTACCCTGGACGAAGCCATTGCACTGGGCAAGGAGTTGAACGCTGCTGAGGTATACCTGACTCATATCAGTCATCAGTTGGGAAAACACGCGGATGTTTCGTTACAACTGCCTCCTGATGTATATTTGGCCTATGATGGATTGCAAATAGAAATGCCAGTTGCCTGAGATGCATATTGTCATTGTTAACAATACACGAATTCCCGTTCTGAAATACGGCGGTACGGAGAGGGTGATCTGGTGGTTGGGGCAGGAGCTTACCCGCGCAGGGCACAAGGTTACCTACCTGGTTGCGCCTGGATCTTCATGTCCGTTTGCCGATGTGCTTCCTTTGCAGCCGGGCAAATCCCTGGATGAACAGATTCCCGAAAATGCCGATCTCGTGCACATTCATTTTCCCATCAGGGAACCATTGAAAAAACCATATCTGGTAACGATTCATGGTAATGGCAAACCAGGGGAGGTGTATGATCCGCAAACCGTTTTTGTTTCCAAAGATCATGCAAGACGCCATAACAGTGCGCATTTTGTTTATAATGGACTTGGCCTGGACGATTACGGTACGGTAGACTGGAACCAGAAGCGATCGCACTGGACCTTCCTTGCAAAAGGTTCAAGGCTTGAAAAAAATAAGATAGGCGCCATTCAATTGACCAAATCGGTGCGGGAACCTTTGATGATTATCGGTTCCCGGGGATTTACCTTCAATACCCTGGTGAAGTACAAAGGATTTTTGGGCGGACAGGAGAAGTTACGGGTCCTTAACACGTCCAAAGGTTTATTGTTCCCGATTCGCTGGCATGAACCGTTCGGGCTGTCCATCCTGGAAAGTCTGTATTTTGGCGGCCCGGTGCTGGGGACCCCTTATGGATCTCTACCCGAACTGGTGCCTTCAGATATGGGTGTTCTTTCCAACAACCCTGAAGAACTCACCGAAGCGATGAACCATATTGAGGACTTCGACCGGAAGGCGTGTCACCAATATGTCATTGATCGCTTTCATGCGAATCAGATGGCGAAAGATTACCTCGTGTATTACGAACGGGTCATGAATGGTGAACAACTTCACAAGACGCCACCATCCAGCACTTATACCCGCAAGCATCAACTGCTCCCGTTCGGCACCAAATAGTTTTATTGAATTCAGCGGGTTATTTGATATTCCAGAAAAGCTGGTCGTGATTGATAACTCCCAAAGCCTTGCCTGTAAGCTTCTGGTGAAGCACCGGGCTGTTGATGCAGTTTGAGGAAAGCGACTCCGGCGTAACCGTCCATGGCAGGTCCGGATCAAACATTGTAATGTTGGCCGGTGCACCCTCTTCAAGAATAATATCCGGGAGACCGAGGATCTTTCTGGGGTTGGTGGAAAATGCCTCCACCAGGGTCGATAGTTTTACTTTTTTGTCAACCCCGGTTCTCGCTACTGCAAATGCGGTAATAATGCCACTTGCACCAAACGCAGCCATGTCAAATTCTTTCCTTTTCTCATCGTCATCTTCCGGGCAATGGTCTGAGCAAATGACCTGCAGGGTATTGTCGTTCAGGGCTTTTATCAGTGCCTGCCGGTCCGCTTCTTCCCGAAGGGGTGGCATGAGCTTGGCGTCGCTGTTAAAATCATTCAGTGCCGTCTCGGTTAGGAGGAGATGGTGCGCGGAAACGCCACCGCTTACCTTTAGCTTCCTCTTTCTGGCATCGCGGAGCAGGTCCATGGAACGCTTGGCTGAAAGGGTGCCAAAGTGCAACCGGCCTCCGGTGTAATCTGCAAGGTAAAGATCCCGTTGCAAGGCGATCTCTTCTGCAAGTGCCGGGATAACGGGGATTCCGAGTTGTGTTGCGACTAACCCTTCATTGGCTACTCCATGTGCTGCCAGGTTCTTGTCCATCGGAAAACTCACGATCAGCCCGTTAAAATCGAGTGCATATTGCAAAGCAAGTTTTTGAAGATTGCTGCTCTGTATGCCTTCTTTGCCATCTGTAAATGCCATGGCTCCGGCTTCCATCATGTCAAACATTTCCGTCATGTATTCTCCGGAAAGTTGTGATGACAAAGCACCATAAGGAATCACATCCACGAGTTGTCCCCTGGTGCGGTTGATCACGTATTCGACCGCGGCTTTGTTGTCCCTGGGTGGTTGGGTGTTGGGTAGAACCGCCATGCCCGTAAAACCACCGAGCCTTGCAGCCCGGCACGTGTCGTCAAGGGTTTCCTTATATTCATGTCCCGGATCCGGGACAAAAACCTGCATGTCGAACCAGCCGGCAGAGACGTGAAGGTTTTTCGCGCTGCAAACTTTGGCGCCTGATGCCGTTAACCTGCTTCCGATCTTTTTAATTACCCCTCCTTCGATCAGGATATCTTTGACCTTGCCATTGTGCGAAGATGCCCTGTTAATGATCCTGGCTTGTTTGATCAGAATTTTCATGACATACGTGTTTAACTGAATAATATGATAACCATCATTTCAGTAATCGGATGAAAGCGGTTTCAGTAGCCAGCATAAGCAATGCCAGCCAAATGCAGATTCTCCATAAACGTGTACCCTCAGCCTGCCTGGTGATAGCCAGGGCAAATTCCGAGATGCCTCCATCCATCACAGATGAGCTGGATATGCCTAGTTTACGGGTGATCGTTTTCAGGTCTTCTGCTGTATATGTTGCCGTTTCCGATTCTTTTCGTTCGTAGTTAAATGCCAGTCCCAATAAGTCTGAACTGCCCGCCTTCAACACATAAAGTCCTGCCTCATTAACCTGGCCATGGGTATAAAGGATGGTCTTCAATCCTCCCGAACGTTGCTCCGGAATAAACGAACCCTCCGATCCCAGCTTCTTTATCGTCAGTACGCCCTCGGAGCCGGTATACAATTTACCCAGGGTAATGGCATCATCTGCACCGATGATGGTAAACAGATCGTTGGCAGATTGACTGTGCAACGCTGCCTGATAGAGTGTAAGCACATTCAAGCTATGGTTGCCAAACGGATAAAAAGATTTGTCATTTGAGGGGACGGCGGAAGTGTATACAAATCCCCGCCCTGATTTGTACCTGCTGATGAACGGGTGGTTATCCTGGAGCCTTAGTAAGACTTCCTCGGACGTGCTTTGTGATGAAGTCATGACGTAGTGTTTGCCGGTTACCGGGAAGTCCATGTTTTCAGGTACCTTCTCGAAAATATGTTCATACAGCAAATGTTCCTTAAAGAAGGATGATACCTTGGTGCGCTGGGTATCCAGGCTGGTATACAAACCGGTTCCAAGCTGTGAAAGCAGACTGTTGATGGGTTCTTGTTCGTTCAGGGCGTTGGGGAATACCCATAAAGAACCGCCTTCGTTCACAAATTTGGCAAGCTCATCCTGCAGACCGGTCGCGATTTCTGTAAGCTCGTTCAGAACGATCATGTGCTGACCGGAGAATGCGGAGAAATCAATACTTCCGGCAGAAACATTTCTGAGACGGACATAAGCATCATCTCCGAAAAGCGCGTTCACGGCTTCACTTTCTTCGTTTTGATTGATGCACAGGATAGAAAGGCTATCCGCAATGCTATAGGCAAAGAAATAATGGTCATCATAAACGATGGGATAATCTACAAGCGCGATCTCTCCGTATTGGATACCTGATTCCTCTGTGGTATAAGTTAAAACCACGTCCTGAGTAGATCCGGGTGTGGTTCGGATACTTGCCATGGCCTTCTGATGACCGTTGATCATCAACTTCACCGGAATGTTT is from Flavobacteriales bacterium and encodes:
- a CDS encoding MBL fold metallo-hydrolase, which translates into the protein MKITFLGTGTSSGVPMIACSCDVCRSDDSRDQRLRSSVMIEHNGQVVVVDSGPDFRQQMLNVDAARLDALLFTHEHKDHIAGMDDVRAFNFQSGKPMEVYASVRVQKALEREYHYVFHDEGYPGVPRVNMNTIHQGEAFKVADMDVLPVNVWHHKLPVMAFRFADFSYVTDANAIDDPEKEMLRDSKILVLNALRKEAHVSHFTLDEAIALGKELNAAEVYLTHISHQLGKHADVSLQLPPDVYLAYDGLQIEMPVA
- a CDS encoding glycosyltransferase, which codes for MHIVIVNNTRIPVLKYGGTERVIWWLGQELTRAGHKVTYLVAPGSSCPFADVLPLQPGKSLDEQIPENADLVHIHFPIREPLKKPYLVTIHGNGKPGEVYDPQTVFVSKDHARRHNSAHFVYNGLGLDDYGTVDWNQKRSHWTFLAKGSRLEKNKIGAIQLTKSVREPLMIIGSRGFTFNTLVKYKGFLGGQEKLRVLNTSKGLLFPIRWHEPFGLSILESLYFGGPVLGTPYGSLPELVPSDMGVLSNNPEELTEAMNHIEDFDRKACHQYVIDRFHANQMAKDYLVYYERVMNGEQLHKTPPSSTYTRKHQLLPFGTK
- the pyrC gene encoding dihydroorotase, producing MKILIKQARIINRASSHNGKVKDILIEGGVIKKIGSRLTASGAKVCSAKNLHVSAGWFDMQVFVPDPGHEYKETLDDTCRAARLGGFTGMAVLPNTQPPRDNKAAVEYVINRTRGQLVDVIPYGALSSQLSGEYMTEMFDMMEAGAMAFTDGKEGIQSSNLQKLALQYALDFNGLIVSFPMDKNLAAHGVANEGLVATQLGIPVIPALAEEIALQRDLYLADYTGGRLHFGTLSAKRSMDLLRDARKRKLKVSGGVSAHHLLLTETALNDFNSDAKLMPPLREEADRQALIKALNDNTLQVICSDHCPEDDDEKRKEFDMAAFGASGIITAFAVARTGVDKKVKLSTLVEAFSTNPRKILGLPDIILEEGAPANITMFDPDLPWTVTPESLSSNCINSPVLHQKLTGKALGVINHDQLFWNIK
- a CDS encoding BatA domain-containing protein encodes the protein MMKFLNPSLLYALFALAIPIIIHLFNFQRFKKVYFTQVRFLRNLQQQTRSHSRLKHLLVLTTRLLALAFLILAFAQPFIPEGDHPTDAGKKAISVYIDNSFSMDATNEEGRLLELAKMKAREVADAYAPTDIFQLITNDFLGKQQRLLSKEDFLEALGEVETSPDTRSISEVYKRQQDALSQHQGTRIAYILSDYQKSITDLDVISQDTTITLNLVAMHAEKASNVYIDSVWFENPVRMSDTPEQLTVRIKNASDEEHENIPVKLMINGHQKAMASIRTTPGSTQDVVLTYTTEESGIQYGEIALVDYPIVYDDHYFFAYSIADSLSILCINQNEESEAVNALFGDDAYVRLRNVSAGSIDFSAFSGQHMIVLNELTEIATGLQDELAKFVNEGGSLWVFPNALNEQEPINSLLSQLGTGLYTSLDTQRTKVSSFFKEHLLYEHIFEKVPENMDFPVTGKHYVMTSSQSTSEEVLLRLQDNHPFISRYKSGRGFVYTSAVPSNDKSFYPFGNHSLNVLTLYQAALHSQSANDLFTIIGADDAITLGKLYTGSEGVLTIKKLGSEGSFIPEQRSGGLKTILYTHGQVNEAGLYVLKAGSSDLLGLAFNYERKESETATYTAEDLKTITRKLGISSSSVMDGGISEFALAITRQAEGTRLWRICIWLALLMLATETAFIRLLK